AAATTGAAAGAAATGCGAagctaacaacaacaacaacaaaagaaattcCAAAATTGGTAcagtgataaaaatttaaactaaGTAACTTCATTGGGTCCTTTACGGATGGGAATAGGCTAGGCCAGTGGCGgatgttggaatattttatggGGGTGCCGGAAttgtatgaaatatatattaaactgtGTGAAGGAAATATCATAACTGTTAACTGGTCCAGTGGTTTATTTTGCTTGATTGCAGAGTAGGAGATGCCGGTTCGTATCCACATACGagctttttttttgaacaaaatagtaaaaatataacAGAAAGAGGATGGAAGGGTCAAACTCGCGAcctatgcaagaaaaacaagCATCATTTCCACCGCGCCAACTGCATAGTTGTGATACAATTATGCCTAATCTAATATATGTGGAAAAGTTGGGGGTACCATGGCACCTGCAGGTCCCTATGAAGATTCGCCACTGGGCTAGGCCGAGCTAGGCTTTGCAAGGCCTAAGCCTGGCctgccatatttttttaaagcctATGTCTGGCCTGTGAGTTGTCATAAGCCTGCTTTTTATGCCTGAGTCTGGCCTTGATACGGCCTACTAGTCTGTTTAAAAGCATATATTTTATGAACATCTTTAAGTAAGCAATATGATCTAAGTTTAAATGGACTAGCAAACTAATAGTTCAATTGGATTAAACTCTCTTTTAATAATCAATACGAGGTTTTAGGGAATTCgactatatattgtatcatatttctattctagtttataataatacatttatatatgcaaaaaattaatgtatactaataaagcataaattattgaaaaagtttacaaatttatattttaattcaaagtacaaaatataatataacaataaataatattattcatattactTAAATACCCCGGTCTAATAGGCTTACAAGGCTTTTTGAGAGACCTGTGGCCTGACcttttaaactaaataaacttaaaaaaaagtctaagccttctctattttagaaaaaagtcTGACCTGCCCTGACCTGACCTATCGTAGGCTAAGCCGTAGGGTCCTGTAGGCCGACTTGGCCTATTCCTCTCAAGCTGTAATTAAATATGTCAATGAGGTTAACTTGGAAACAAATGATTGAAAGACAACTAGATGAAAGTATTTTGTGTGAATGTCATTCATTTGAGAATAAGAGATAGAAAGTAAATGAATATTATCATATTGGATTTTCTCACAAACATGATGACAATCAAATTCAATGTGCTTTACCCTCATGAAAAGTTGGATTTTAATCAATTTGGATCACTAACTAGTATTGTTTGGGGATGAGGCATTATCATGTACAAGGGAATGGATATTATTATGCTTAGCAAAATGAATTATAGCTACATTACTATCAATGTCATGGTCATCATTGTgacaagataaataaaaaagaattagaaACGGACAAGCGGTAGGCAAGTGAATTTGAGAATTACTATTTTGTAACATAGAAGTTTCTTTGTTATGAAACGGAAACATGTTTTCATAAAACACAACATGTCTagataaaaaaaggaaaaagatagataaacaccctttttcatgaaccaccttaggtggcataCACCCTTTTACACCCACACACATTTGTGATACgtggcaaaaacattgaaagaagagatgaaaaagggtgatgatatgatgtaaaattattcaaatacCCCTAATACGTAGGGGTGTACATAAGAAGTGTATGAAAAAGGGTGTTTAcctatctttttcctttttttatctAGACATGTTGTGTTTTATGAAAACATGTTTCCGTTTCATAACAAAGAAACTTCTATGTTACAAaatgagtaatgatacatagacactcttaggtggcaatacaccctttgacacccacataaaaatctgacacgtagtcacgtggatcccgcacaagcacactttcttttttttctcctcttctctcttcctaatgcatggggtgtacaaggATGTATGGGaataaagggtgtctatgtatcattactcgtTGTAAAATGCTTTTATCAACGTTTGTCCTGTATGCCAATTGATAAAAACTGCAAGTGTCGAGGTGTATCTGTCTTaacttatatttatatatatatatatatatatatatatatgaagtgTAAgtatttgaaaacaacaatggAATATACAAAACTGTTTTCCTGTCCGTGTGATTTATTTGCCAAAGTTATGTGTTTAAATGTAAGTATTTGTCACTAAGAAAAGAGTTTACATAAAAGGATATTTTACCAAGTTTCTTTTCAACAACCCTCATTCAAGGATATTTCCTATAATCTTTTTCATTGTGCTTTACCTAATAACTAATTACATGCATTCATTAGCAGTAATATGAAttgagaaattaaaatgaattcGGAGTATCGATAACTCTTGTTAGCAAAGCCGGATTCAATTTCCGCATATACATTGaatattccttctttttttttggtgcaCATTGAATAttccaaaaattaaataatcgtacacaaaaaataaataaaatatttattatattatataaatttatatatgtgGGTTGCGTGGCTGGATAGTATAGTGTCCTTGCCCGCACCTCCCTCTCTCTCACTcactatgtttatttttcagGGATATGTTATATTACGAAAAATTGGAGTTTATGATGGTTCGCGTGGTCATAATCTCTTGAGAAAAATGGGAGTTGAAGATGGTTGGtagcagtggcggagccagaaattttatagagtctgggcaaaaaatttatcgcaaaacattacttccttcctgcgaataatttcacatttcctgcagataatttcacatttcctacgGATATATCTTTCCTGCGGAATctaaatccttggcaaaatctacaggaaaagataaaaattttagtAATGGTTGGACTTGCTACAAAAAAGTTGGAGCCGAGCCTGGGTACTAGCCCAGCTTAGCTGGGGGTGACTCCGCCCCTGGTtggtagtataagttagtaggATTATGGTAAGATATATTATAATGTGCGTGTGTTTAAGAATAAGTAGTAGGATTATGGTCAAGATTTATTATAATGTGCGCGTGTGCTTAAGAATAAGTAGTAGGATTATAGCCAGGATTTATTATAATGTGCGTGGATTATGGTCAAGATATATTATAATTGTGTACTATTATCATGTGCGTGAATGCAAGtaaaatttgaaactttttgTTAGATcttgtttaattgttttaagaTCTTGTTAGATCTTATATCCAGAATTTAAATTTCAAGATATATAGTAAAATTGTGTACTGTTCCATTCATCGTCGTCTAAAGTTTCCATAATAGTTAGTTTCCCTCCAACTTTCGTTATGGCAGAAGAATTATTCCTTAGGATTAGAGTTGAACCAGTCGCATCGCCACCACCGCAGAGGCGGGTTGCAGAAGAGGTTGACGCTGCTGATCAACCTATTACTCTAGCAACATTTCAAGCGATGTACCGAAGAGTCAGACGTTGGTTCTTCGTGGAATTTCTAAAAGGGGTGTTGAACTACTTTGTGGCCTTAGCTctggtctctctctctctctctctcctgaTCGATCGAACTACACGCGCACAGAGTAAGATGTTTTTGTTGGCACTGTGACAACTCGCCGCTCAACggttcttttttttatttttattttatttagtttgtaTCATGTCATGTCTACACTCTActaaataagaatttttttcatttataattgaacaagttttttttttttttggtcaaactttttttatttatattgtaGGATTTTTGAGATAGAGAGATAAAAAGTTTACTCACTCTCACTCGGcagttcaaaataaaaaagtcaaaagCTAAGCAACTATGGCAAATGATCCAACTGAAATCAGAATTGATGTGGAGCCTCAGCCCATCGCCGCTACTACCACCACGACGACTCATTTTACTGTCGAGTGCTTTCAAAAGTTTTATCGTTCATTGCGCCGGCAGGTGACGATTGAGGTGATCAAGATTCTGCTCAGTCTTGGTGTTGGAGCTGGACTTGTGAGTaaattttactttgtttttatttatggtTTAGTCTTTAAACGTGTACAtatgtttaaactttaaagtgTACAAAATTCTTGCAGGTATATATGTTTAATAAGCTCGCGTGAGGAAGAAGAATGGAGCTGAAGTACTATTGATATGaagaatatatttaataaatattgatatatctttttatttattagaaGCGCCGTAGAATAACGAACAGACGGACACATTAGTGCTTGTTTGAATGCTAatctacataaaaaaaaatcaaatgattacaaaatagaaattaactcaatgttatttaatttaatttatattatgccACTCATGGTATATGTTAAGGCGAATAGCGAAAATTCTGGAAAGAGTGGTATCACTAATTAGGTTAAGATCCTCTATGTTTATAGTCATCTTCATTTCTTGCATCCGTAAACAAATACGCACAagaaagtttgaaaaaaataaaataaaatataataaaataattaatggtgATGGAATGCATCAAATCGTAGGATCTGCTACAATTTTTGTGTCTATATTGTAAAATGAAGAGAATCTCACTTCGTCCACCTCTTCACGTTGAAATATACAATCGCCCaacaaaacataacaaacaaataaaccaaaataaaaatattgagagGAAAGGTTGATTGGTCGCTCACATGTTTTGAGAGGCATATCCTTAACAAGAAGTTaatctataatatttttatatgaaagaCAAATTAGTCTtcattttattataagaaaGGTACTAACCTGTTTTCAATTTATAAATATCCGAGATTAATTTGTTGAGATCAAGTGTGTTTGCATGGGAGAATGTTtcgagggaatgtaatgttttaaGGGAATCcaaatactttgaggtgaatttcattgtttggataataatttgaagaattttcaaaatgatgaaaatttatgaagtatttttttcaagctaaatttagagaattttaaaattcttcattgttataatttttcaaattttggtcctcaaattttcgaaatattttaatttgaccccaataaatttacaaaaaatcgtaaattgacccctcaaaattttcaaaaattataattttaccccccaatttttttgaaatttacaaattgacccctaatttcaattttcaaatttggtccaaaaaattaaaatttacaaaagttgcccaaaaatgatgacaatgaaattttatattactacatccaaacaaaagtattgagaaatgataatattttaattgaatcatttaaattaccTAAActtctaaattctttaaaatttcccAATTACTTTATCCAAACACACTTGAACCGCGAGAAAATTGTTAAAAGCTAAATTAATTTTCACTGAAACATTTATTTCAGTTATAATATATGTCCACACAGCAAAGTAATGGTTTTaaatttcaatgcaaaattccaaaaacatttatatgagatgattataaattttttcaatttaacaAAGAGCTTTGTCACTTTTGTGGTTCTAATGGACTTGAATGATTAGTCATAATAGTTGAGTAAATGATACCCGTTTACATAtttgaatatataaatttttcacattcaaaatatattttgattgttaGAAAAGTACAAATAACTAAAACGGGAAATATTCCGTCTTTCCTATTATGGTCTACGAAGCACTCGCATAAGACAGGGACAccagtaatttgagaaaatgaattaattgaacgTAATCAAATGCGTCAGTGACACCGACATCTGTCGAATACAGGGCACACCTTTGATCAGAGGTGTCGGTGCTACAGAGATTATGATTATatgtttttgggtttttttcAATCAACTTGATGTTCAAATACATCATAATGTAGTCATTTTGTGTAGAAGTTTCTGCATTTGGGAGGCCATTCATTTCCTAATTCATTAGGAGTTATCatcttgaaaaattattgcttttgaataatttatagaAATGGATGCTATGCTTGGATAGtaaactattaattttgtatgacttttttgtttgtttgtttgttgagaTTTTACTCCTATTCAATTCTTCACAGAAGGAACAATTGTCAAAAAGAGTAAGAGATATGAAGCAAAAACACATGACTTCTCTTGTTAATTCCATTGAGAAAGGTTGTCAGAAGATAAAAGAAAAGGATGTAGAGATAGAGAACATGAACCGTAAAAACAAGGAGCTAGCAGAGAGAATAAAGCAGGTAGCTATTGAAGCACAAAACTGGCACTATAGAGCAAAGTATAATGAATCAGTTGTCAATACGTTGAGAAACAACCTTCAGCAAGAAATTTCACATGGAGTCGAGCAAGGATTAAATGAAGGGTTTGGAGACAGAGAAGTTGACGATGATGTGAAGTTTTGATACTTCAAAATGGTTGACGTATtgtatcccctgcgtatcctgcatCGATATTTGTCCGATATTTTCCGATACGTATCAGAAGAGTATccgaatattaatttttttttttataaataattatctGATACTTCCTGCACCAATAATTTCCaattaatgttaaataaaataacttaactcttgagtatagtgcttcttttttggatcgatatagtatatcACTAACAAAGtttcttttggatatagtataacacTTATGGTGCTTTTTATTGAGATATATtttgtatgtaattgactaatcgtCACTCTCTTAaccgtcaatattatttatatttatgttgatgtgctacgagcctttattttgtttgttaatgtttgcatattaaaaaaaatggttataattatattgtacatttaataatataatttttttattaacgtatcccagcTGTAtattatcttgatttttgaaatttttctatATCGACGTATCAATGCAGTATCatatccgtatcgtatctcgtattcGGGTTTCACATATGGTGTCTCATATATAGATCCAAATAACTTCATGAGCATTCCAGGCTATATAACTTTATTACGTACATTTGAAAAACAAGTTGGAGAAGGGTGACCTAATCTATAATGTCAGACATGTCCCAAGGAAAAACAGTAGATACAATATGTTGTACCTGATGCGTAAAGTCGTAAACAACAACCGCAACTTAAATAATAACCGGCAACCGCAACTTCAAATAACAACTCAGTCACTACAACTTCGAATAACAACAAATGCAAAATTGAACACGTTAGTATTAACCTGAGGCATCATGAAGGCTGTCATTGGAATTTGTCCGCCTCAATGTGCGCAAACTCTCCAGGATACATCAGATCCTTCTCCTAGTGATGGAGgtaacagaacaacaacaactataAGTTTAATTTATCAGGTAGATGTTTATCCAGAaagtaaatgaaaaaaagaaaacaaattttttccttttggaaAGTATCTGTGTTcgtcctcttttttttttttttttttttttttttctgcaatACAATAAGGCACCGAGAGTTTTTTATATAGTGAGTAGGCTTGGTGGTTCGGAAGTTATTAAAACATGGTCAAAGGGAAAGTAAGAGTTGGAAGAGGAACTACTAATACGGCTAATTGCAAGCAACAATATCAACCCACAATTGCAACTTTGACCAATTATATAACCATATGATGTCAAAATAAtagttttgtaaaataattcttatttctaattaacttttgaaataaaataaaactcaaaattacaATACAATATCATCAACATGAACCGAACAGTCAATGTATCAATTATATAGTGTATGAAACAAATTCAGGAAGCACGAGTTCGTATAGACCATTGAAAAGAGTAGCATTACCAATCATCTTCATAATTCGTGAATAACACAAGAATCGTGGGAAAGCATTAAATTGCAgtgagtaaataaaaaatatggaacATATAAGAACATTATGCAAGAAAATGGATTATGTTAATGAACAATGCCACTAAACAAAGCATGAACTATTTTACCATTTGAAAGTTTAACAAACCTAGGTTCATGCATTGTTGATTGATTTAATTGTTCGATATGTAGGAGGAAACCTGTGCAGGAAATAACATCAATTGTATGATTAATTTTCTTGCAATTCGAGACCAAAAATTTGGGGGTCTTTCCGATTTTATTTAGGTTTAAAATTGAGTTTCTTTTGTTTAGTTTGCTAAAGTTTGTGATGAATTTATAGCCAAGACATTAGGATCAGGTAAAAGAGCCATTTGAAGCTTACATTCTTGTTGACGAATCATCGAATACATTTTGTTTACAGGAGGAAGAAAATCAGAAAAGAAGAATTTGAGAACGAGCATTGTTGTAAAGCAAAAATTGTAAAGCatagtatttttaattttttttttttttttgtggtggtcggggttctggggttcaaaccccagacGAATTGTCCTATAACTAAGTTCACAAGGACAAAACATAGTATACAATTATGAATAAACTTCTTCTATTGATTGAATTAGTAAAAAAACTAAGTTAATTTTACGAGATAAATGCTCTATAGCACCCTcggttttgctaaaaaaaaaactcgagttatttgatcataacttcCAAAAGCACAAAACCTATAGATCGTAGCTCCCAAACAGCTCTTTTCCATTGGAGTGTAACTTTCGATCGATAGATTTTAGGGGTTTAGCAATTCAAGAGGTGCATAGAGCAACCAGTATTTTACAATAGTGATGAAATTCTCTATTTATAACAGAGAATGTCTATTCGATCAAAAGGAAAAGAGTCCAAATATAATAGGAAGCACAAATACAAAGAGAAAGAaatacaaaactaaaaaaaaattgtgaactAGTAGATTCTTGCAAACCTCAAATTAGAGAAAACTATAatttacaagaaaaaatatttaaatataaattttcaattttcaattttcaagttgagaaaattgcataacgttagtCAATTTGTCCCTTCAATCAATTTCCTTCGTTAGTCAATATGACATGACATTTGACTGTCTACATATCACTGCCAAATATCTGACATGTCATGCCACCTCGCAGGGTAAACTTTCTTTTCAAGTAAGCTTGAAAAGAAATAATCTTGGAATACTTGTTTTAGAAAAGCTTGAAATCAAAACGATAAAACAAGTTTCAATTGTTTTAATAATTTGACAATATCCTCAACTTGTTTGATTGTTTTCTGCTACATGGTTTAAATCAAGAGCCTCTGATCatgataaagataaaaaaaattgggagcAAAAGAATATTTTTGTCACAAAGACCAATTTCCTTGATTACTATAAATTTTAAGGGACaatttgcacataagtgcaaaattttaaGGGGTATTTACACATAaagtacaaaaaaataaaaaataaaattgggaaTTTTCCATGTGACACGTCAGTCACGTGTAAATGCCACATAGACTCAGATGTCATGCCGTGTTGACTAACCGAAAAAATTAAGGAAGAGAGTAAATAATTGAATAACATTGTGCAATTTTATGACTAATGGAAGTTTTGTTATTCTTAAGGATAATTGTCTAATTACTGAGATTAAAATAGCCtatatttcatcattttttacATGTTAATCCAAAGTTAAACTAACGGAGCTTCACTGGTTTCATCTACTACAACACTCTCGTTTTCGCTCGCTCTCATACCCAAATTTCATATTCAGGTAAAATTTCAATTCCTTTCCCCTTTTCATCACTCTCAACTCTCGTGTTAACGATtctaatgttaaaaaaattaattcaaaattttgttgattCAAGTTCCAATCTGAgggttttaattttctttctgtGAATTGCATTTAGAAAATATGAAGTGGGTTTGAATGAATTCGAAAGTTGGTATATATTTGATTCTTATTGTTGTCTTTGTTctgatttgatattttaaacattttttgcCCTAGCTTTGAATATTTGATCTAGAATTATCAAAAAGATCAAATTTTTCTTACCCCATTAAGCTGGGAGCTAGTTTGATTAATCCGGGCTAGTTTGGTTACATGTGTTTTAGTTCAGATTCAAAAATTAGGTACAACCCATTAATTTGCATACATTTAATTTTGAGTTGTATTATGTAGCATTAACACTTGTGATCGAAAGAGTGTCTGGTGTCTGACACCGGCACAACACTAACACAAGTGATTACTTTGAATTATGCCATTGTCTCAAAATTTTATCCATGTCAGTGTCAGTGTCATGTCCGGTGCCCATGTCtttgtctgtgcttcatagcttaTAGTGTGCAATGATCCAGTTTCTCTGTTGTCTTAGTGGAGTTTGTTTGTGTTTTCTGTGCTTTTGTAGGATCGTTAATATGCCGGATTCAAAACCAGCATTGAGGAAGCCGGTGTTTTGTAAGGTTGATCAGCTTCTTCCAGGGACTAGAGGACACACCATAATTGTGAAGGTTGTTAGTGTTAAATTGGTAGATCAGAACGATCGTCCTGATGGACTTAAACTCCGCCATATGCGAATGGCTGAATGTTTGGTCGGTGATGAGACTGGGACGATCATATTCACTGCAAGACATGAACAGGGTATACTTATCACTTCAACTCTTTTACAAGTTTTCCTTACTGCATCATGTTGTTGCACTGTCATCGTATTTGTAGATTCTTTGTTGAATTTTATGTTTGGGGCTGGAGTTCAAACATTCTTTTATTATTCTCCATGGGGTATTCATGTTCCATGTGCTGcgtgttctattttttttgctttcgtgGGCATCATTCATGTTTGTTTTGATGTATATTACTTCTTGTATTTGTCATCCATAAAGCgttttattttgtcaatttcATTGGCATCTGTAATTTGTGTCCAATTTGTGTAATGTGAACCAGAAGGCTACTCTCTAAAGTAATTTTGGTTTAATCAttgcaatgtttttttttaaatgacgaGTGTATGCCTGTAAAGTGAAAATAAATACTTACAAGGTTCTGAATATCTATCTTATATGACGCATCCATTTGCATGTTCTAGCactaaaatcaatcatataaattattGCTGCATCAAGTTTTTATAGAAATCAAAGTaagaaatatcatttcttaaatTCTTAAATGTGTTTAACATATCTGAATCATTCTGGTCACTTGATTAAAATGTCTCATTAGACCTTACCATCTAGTTTTCAAAAGTATAGAGATTTAGCAACACTATTAACTatgtattttcaaattttgcttCACATCCAATCTGAGCCTGTTGCAACCCAATGTTAAAGAGCCAACAGAGAAGGCAATTTCTGAACAGCCTGAATCTTTTGATTATCCTGTAAGGATCAAATCATATTCTAGAGTTTGTTGCTTTGCTAACTGACTGCAATTGAAGCCAAAATCCTTAAATGTGCAAtaggtttaatattttttttttttaataggtttaTTAATATTGATTAGAATATTCTTTTCCTGAATGATTGCTGGCATGTTTGGCCATGAGATATGCCTTGTTTGTTATCTTAGTTGATCTCAATGATTTTGGGACAGAAGAACTCATTGATTTTGGTGTCTCATTCTATAAAAACTTAGGTTTTTTTATCTACAATGTCTGTGAAATTGTAGGGTAAagtaattgaaaattaattctTCATGTACTTGGTTGACATAGGCTGACACAAATATTTTAGTGCTTCCGTCTAAATCTAGTAAGAGTTTGTGTGACCTGTTAAAATGGTCTGGTAGTTTGCGTAATAATTACTCTTATGGTTGCAGTGGCCATAATCTGGGATAACTTCTAGGCACTTATTTGTTAAATCCTTCTGAATACGTGATAGAATTTGGTTGAACAGTTATTGTTTTTAAAGAGATATTGAAGAAAAAGGAACCCTCTTCTATACTAATGCTAATCAAATATTCAGATGCAAGATTTCCCCAACTGtatgatttgaaattttaaaagattCCACTTTGGCGTGCGTTGCATTTCTGAGAAGTGTAGAACCAAAGGAAATAAGTTATTGATAgatgtaaattttaaaaacagtgGAGACTAGCTCCTTCCAAGAACAGAACAATGTAGAGAATATTGTGCAGATGCACAGGACCTCTCTTTTCCTCTTGAGTAACCTTTAAGAAGTTTGGTTAGgtctttgctcaaaaaaaaaaaagaagtttggtTAGGTCTAACTTAACCCCAAAAGCCAGTTCAAGAGGCGAGTTTTACCTTAACCTTAATAAGGACTACTTTGACCGTATCTCTACTATCTAGTTGATAACGGATCTTGACACACCCTCTTGTATAGCATTGGACATCTGGAGTGTGGACAACTGTGAGTCACCTAATAACAAATCTAAGAGACCGAGATATCATCTTAAAATTTGTACCATGTTTAAGCAGATACTAACCATTTTACTCTTCTTTTTCTACCTCTCTTCTCTCTCGCACCTTTGTGGCTTTGTCCTCTATACATCCAGTTCAGAGAACATCTTAATCTGTTCTTTTAATTATTCTTACTTTTCTCGTTCTTGTTTACCATTTTTTACTTGTTACTATTTTCTTTTGCTATCACACCATCTAAAACTGCAGTCATGGTAAAATGttggttttatttaaatttaattatcaaggATTCCCAAGCATACAGATTTTCTGTAGCtatagaattattatttttttgtgtgggAAGGTagctttgaaaagaaaaattaactaTCTATCTTGGGCGAAATACAATCAAGGAGTCTTTTTGAAAcactctcttctcttttctatagtttcttcttttttggaattttagttCTTTATGCAAtcttgtattatatatatatatatggcagaTACACCAAATTTATATGGCAGATTTTTGGCTTGCCGTCGGAATCTGCTATCagcaactcttttttttttttctttgaacaaCCGCCGCTATCAGCAACT
Above is a genomic segment from Medicago truncatula cultivar Jemalong A17 chromosome 5, MtrunA17r5.0-ANR, whole genome shotgun sequence containing:
- the LOC11408656 gene encoding uncharacterized protein At4g28440, which encodes MPDSKPALRKPVFCKVDQLLPGTRGHTIIVKVVSVKLVDQNDRPDGLKLRHMRMAECLVGDETGTIIFTARHEQVDLMTEGSTIIVRNAKIDMFKGTMRLGVDVWGRIELTEPAAFTVKEDNNLSLIEYELVNAV